In Hwangdonia lutea, a single window of DNA contains:
- a CDS encoding ABC transporter ATP-binding protein, with protein sequence MNHFINILKYAKPYKRYAIGHIISNVFFALFGTLSFVALKPMLDVIFKKDPLDDLGQPTAQIIPTEPVYTGLMEIDDYVEKLLAYNMHQFTGGDDSKALIFVVALIVVMFLLKNIFGYLANYFLVFLRNGVIRDIRNKVYKKTVELPLSYFSEQRKGDILSRVTSDVLDLQYSFLSVLELIVREPLTIIFTITIMLYISPQLTLFIFIFIPVMGFIISKIGKSLKRKSDRVQKEQGIFLSALEETLTGLRIIKGFNAEEKFNERFQESTTRFYHFSNKLLNRQNLASPSSEFLGILMIAVILWYGGNLVLTGDSELDGSTFLVYMGLSYNILTPAKAISRALYNIKKGGAAAERIQEIIDTPNPLKDKENAIEKNSFDSEIKFDNISFKYQDDYVLKDFSLTIPKGKTVALVGQSGSGKSTIANLITRFYDVNKGQILIDGIDIRDLSTGSLRAQLGIVTQDAILFNESIKNNMTLGKDNATDEEIIEALKVANAWEFVKDLPEGINTNIGDSGNKLSGGQKQRLSIARAVLKSPPIMVLDEATSALDTESERLVQVALENMMKNRTSIVIAHRLSTIQNADEIVVLNKGQIDEQGQHNELIAKNGTYKKLVEMQSFE encoded by the coding sequence ATGAATCACTTTATAAATATTTTAAAATACGCAAAACCTTATAAGCGTTATGCCATAGGACACATTATTTCTAATGTGTTTTTTGCTTTATTTGGCACCCTTTCATTTGTAGCATTAAAGCCCATGCTGGATGTTATTTTTAAGAAAGACCCTCTTGATGATTTGGGGCAACCCACTGCACAAATAATTCCTACAGAACCGGTTTATACAGGCTTAATGGAAATTGACGATTACGTTGAAAAACTATTGGCATACAACATGCACCAATTTACCGGTGGAGACGACTCGAAGGCTTTAATTTTTGTGGTTGCACTTATAGTTGTTATGTTTTTATTGAAAAATATTTTTGGCTATTTAGCGAATTATTTTTTAGTATTTCTTAGAAATGGTGTAATTAGGGACATTAGAAATAAAGTTTACAAAAAAACGGTTGAATTACCACTTTCATATTTTTCCGAGCAACGAAAAGGCGATATTTTATCGCGGGTAACCAGCGATGTTTTAGATTTACAATATTCGTTTTTATCGGTTTTAGAGCTTATTGTTAGGGAGCCTTTAACCATTATTTTCACCATCACAATCATGCTGTACATCAGTCCGCAGCTCACCCTATTTATTTTCATTTTCATCCCTGTAATGGGTTTTATCATTTCAAAAATTGGTAAAAGTTTAAAACGAAAATCAGATCGTGTTCAAAAAGAACAAGGCATATTTCTCTCCGCATTGGAAGAAACACTTACGGGACTGCGCATCATTAAGGGTTTTAATGCCGAAGAAAAATTTAACGAACGGTTTCAAGAGTCGACCACAAGGTTTTATCATTTTTCAAACAAGTTACTCAACCGTCAAAATCTAGCATCGCCAAGCAGCGAATTCTTGGGCATTCTCATGATTGCCGTTATTTTATGGTACGGTGGTAATTTGGTGCTTACTGGCGATTCTGAATTAGACGGCAGTACATTTCTCGTTTATATGGGGCTATCATACAATATATTGACACCGGCAAAAGCCATTTCGAGGGCGCTTTACAACATTAAAAAAGGTGGTGCTGCCGCAGAACGTATTCAAGAAATCATCGATACGCCAAATCCTTTAAAGGATAAAGAAAATGCTATTGAAAAAAACAGTTTCGACTCTGAAATTAAATTTGACAATATTTCCTTTAAATATCAAGACGACTATGTTTTAAAGGATTTTTCTTTAACCATTCCCAAAGGGAAAACCGTTGCGCTTGTTGGGCAATCCGGTAGTGGAAAATCGACCATCGCCAATTTGATTACCCGTTTTTACGATGTTAACAAAGGGCAAATTTTAATTGATGGCATCGATATTCGCGACTTATCCACAGGCTCTTTACGCGCACAATTGGGCATTGTAACCCAAGATGCTATTTTGTTTAACGAAAGCATAAAAAACAATATGACATTGGGTAAAGACAATGCTACCGACGAAGAAATTATTGAAGCCCTAAAAGTAGCCAATGCTTGGGAGTTTGTTAAAGATTTACCAGAAGGCATCAATACCAATATTGGCGATTCCGGAAACAAGCTTTCTGGCGGACAAAAACAACGTTTAAGTATTGCCCGCGCCGTATTAAAAAGTCCACCCATTATGGTTTTAGACGAAGCCACATCGGCACTCGATACCGAAAGCGAACGCTTGGTACAAGTCGCTTTGGAAAATATGATGAAAAATAGAACATCCATTGTTATTGCACACCGTTTATCAACCATTCAAAATGCCGATGAAATTGTGGTTTTAAATAAGGGTCAAATTGATGAACAGGGGCAACACAACGAACTCATTGCCAAAAATGGTACCTACAAAAAATTAGTGGAAATGCAGAGTTTTGAATAA
- a CDS encoding RNA polymerase sigma factor, which yields MIDDAQLLEQLQSKTYKEQAFKTLLTLYKERLYWHIRNIVKSHDDADDVLQNTFIKIYKNINNFKGESKLYSWMYRIATNESITFINKNAKRLQVSNEEVQQMAINNLTTDVYFEGDAIQLKLQQAIATLPQKQQLVFNMKYFEDIKYKDMAEILETSEGALKASYHIAVKKIEDYLTKN from the coding sequence TTGATTGACGACGCACAGCTATTAGAACAATTGCAATCTAAAACCTATAAAGAGCAAGCTTTCAAAACTTTGCTAACGCTTTATAAGGAACGCTTATATTGGCATATTCGCAACATTGTTAAATCGCACGATGATGCTGATGATGTGCTTCAAAACACGTTCATAAAAATTTATAAAAATATTAATAACTTTAAGGGGGAAAGTAAACTGTATTCTTGGATGTACAGAATAGCCACAAACGAATCGATTACGTTCATTAATAAAAATGCAAAACGCTTACAGGTAAGTAATGAAGAGGTGCAGCAAATGGCCATAAACAATTTAACCACCGATGTGTATTTTGAGGGCGATGCCATTCAGTTAAAATTACAACAAGCCATCGCAACGCTACCGCAAAAGCAGCAATTGGTTTTTAATATGAAGTATTTTGAGGATATTAAATATAAAGATATGGCAGAAATTTTAGAAACCAGCGAAGGCGCGCTAAAAGCATCATACCATATAGCCGTTAAAAAAATTGAAGACTATTTAACTAAAAATTAA
- a CDS encoding sensor of ECF-type sigma factor has translation MKKIIITVLFASLTLTAFSQENDRREHIKALKVAHITETLNLSAQEAQQFWPIYNTYDDNIHKLKHQDIRSIRKEIKDNYETLTDKKSQELLDRLYQAENSMHNERVTLANKLKTIISPKKILLLQIAEESFKRKLFEQYKKRRQEGKKRN, from the coding sequence ATGAAAAAGATTATTATAACAGTGCTTTTCGCGAGTTTAACACTAACTGCCTTTTCTCAAGAGAATGATAGAAGAGAGCATATTAAAGCACTTAAAGTAGCGCATATTACAGAAACATTAAACCTGTCTGCACAAGAAGCACAACAGTTTTGGCCCATATATAATACTTACGACGATAATATTCATAAGTTAAAACACCAAGACATTAGAAGCATTCGTAAAGAGATTAAAGACAATTATGAAACACTTACCGATAAAAAATCTCAAGAATTATTGGATAGGTTGTATCAAGCTGAAAACAGTATGCACAACGAGCGTGTTACATTAGCTAATAAACTAAAAACCATCATTTCTCCAAAAAAGATTCTTTTATTGCAGATTGCGGAAGAAAGCTTTAAAAGAAAACTATTTGAGCAATATAAAAAAAGAAGACAAGAAGGTAAAAAAAGGAATTAG
- a CDS encoding WD40/YVTN/BNR-like repeat-containing protein, translating to MKRIVFVLVVMVFFSCKKEDKFKSRNFYKVEIEHIVEDSLLNVRAIELHKKDSIGVFATSNGEFGAFAFDSNKSGLAYQIQYDSIVPNFRSLALTSQAVYVLSISSPSLLYKVTMYTDSINYIENHPKAFYDSMDFWNDNEGIAIGDPTEDCMSIIITRDGGETWTKLSCDDLPKAKDGEAAFAASDTNIAIVGDNTWVATGGKASRVLYSPDKGKTWDVFETPIIQGLETTGIYSIDFYDDLNGFAIGGDYTKPDDNAANKIRTTDGGKTWDLVAQNQNPGYRSCVQYMPSGKGKELVAIGFKGIDYSNDSGNTWKRLSDEGFYTIRFLNDSVAYAAGAGRISKLTFREQ from the coding sequence ATGAAACGTATTGTATTTGTGTTAGTCGTTATGGTGTTTTTTTCTTGTAAAAAGGAAGATAAGTTTAAGTCTAGGAATTTTTATAAGGTTGAAATTGAGCATATTGTAGAAGATTCTTTGTTGAATGTTAGGGCAATCGAATTACACAAAAAAGATAGTATTGGTGTTTTTGCTACTTCAAATGGAGAGTTTGGTGCTTTTGCCTTTGATAGTAATAAAAGTGGATTAGCTTATCAAATACAATATGACTCCATTGTTCCAAATTTTAGATCGCTAGCATTGACTTCCCAAGCGGTTTATGTTTTAAGTATTTCTTCACCATCTTTATTATATAAGGTAACTATGTATACAGATTCCATTAACTATATAGAAAACCACCCCAAAGCTTTTTACGATTCCATGGATTTTTGGAACGACAACGAAGGCATTGCCATTGGCGATCCAACCGAGGATTGCATGAGTATCATCATCACCCGCGATGGCGGGGAAACTTGGACTAAACTATCCTGCGACGATTTACCAAAAGCTAAAGATGGCGAAGCGGCATTTGCTGCCAGCGATACCAATATTGCTATTGTTGGCGATAATACTTGGGTGGCCACAGGAGGGAAGGCGAGCAGGGTTTTATATTCGCCAGATAAAGGCAAAACGTGGGACGTTTTTGAAACACCAATTATTCAAGGATTGGAAACCACGGGTATTTATTCCATCGATTTTTATGATGATTTAAATGGGTTTGCCATAGGTGGCGATTACACCAAGCCGGACGATAATGCTGCCAATAAAATAAGGACAACCGATGGCGGAAAAACCTGGGATCTGGTGGCACAAAACCAAAATCCCGGTTACCGAAGCTGTGTGCAATACATGCCAAGCGGAAAAGGGAAGGAGCTTGTTGCCATAGGTTTTAAAGGGATTGATTATAGTAACGATTCCGGGAATACTTGGAAGCGTTTAAGTGATGAGGGTTTTTATACCATCAGGTTTTTAAACGATAGTGTGGCTTATGCTGCTGGCGCAGGAAGAATTTCTAAGCTCACGTTTAGGGAGCAATGA
- a CDS encoding ATP-grasp domain-containing protein, whose translation MQPLNFICISTYFKGEDFIKQCKAEGNQVYLLTMKNLEHENWPWEAIDDVFYVENWNDTDVIKGLAYKYRSIKFDRFVALDDFDVENVAAIREHFRMPGMGSTTARYFRDKLAMRIKAKEEGINVPEFTALFNDGAINNYADNVSPPWLLKPRSEASAAGIKKIHSKDELWEVVHSLGDERDDFLVEKFAPGDVYHVDGLNVDGKVLFSRVSKYLDTPFEVAHGGGIFRSATCEIGSKTEKALTKMNAEVMKAFGMQFGASHTEFIASKATGELFFLETSSRVGGANLAEMVAFASGVNLWTEWARIESDTLKKQTYKLPKTHNKYAGIVVSLSRYEYPDTSSFTDEEIVWRMHKPWHIGLIVVSESSERVLELLDMYTSRIANEFHASLPAPDSLRD comes from the coding sequence ATGCAGCCGCTCAATTTCATTTGTATTTCCACTTATTTTAAAGGTGAAGATTTTATAAAACAATGCAAAGCCGAGGGCAATCAAGTGTATTTGTTAACCATGAAAAATTTAGAACATGAAAATTGGCCGTGGGAAGCAATAGATGATGTGTTTTATGTTGAAAATTGGAATGATACCGATGTTATTAAAGGATTGGCGTACAAATACAGAAGCATTAAGTTTGACCGCTTTGTAGCATTAGACGATTTTGATGTAGAAAATGTAGCTGCCATTCGCGAACATTTTAGAATGCCTGGAATGGGCAGTACTACGGCGCGCTATTTTAGAGATAAATTGGCTATGCGTATCAAAGCGAAGGAAGAAGGGATAAATGTGCCAGAGTTTACAGCCTTGTTTAATGATGGTGCTATAAATAATTATGCCGATAATGTTAGTCCGCCTTGGTTGCTAAAACCACGTTCGGAAGCTTCGGCAGCTGGAATAAAAAAAATACATTCTAAAGACGAACTTTGGGAAGTCGTGCATAGTTTGGGCGATGAGCGCGACGATTTTTTAGTTGAAAAATTTGCTCCGGGTGATGTGTATCATGTCGACGGATTAAATGTTGACGGTAAAGTCCTTTTTTCTCGGGTTAGTAAATATTTAGACACGCCTTTTGAGGTTGCCCATGGCGGCGGTATTTTTAGATCGGCCACTTGTGAAATCGGGTCAAAAACTGAAAAAGCGTTAACCAAAATGAATGCTGAAGTTATGAAAGCTTTCGGTATGCAATTTGGCGCATCACATACCGAGTTTATTGCTTCAAAAGCTACGGGCGAACTGTTTTTTTTAGAAACGTCGTCTAGGGTTGGAGGTGCTAATTTAGCAGAAATGGTGGCCTTCGCTTCGGGCGTTAACTTATGGACTGAATGGGCACGAATTGAATCGGACACTCTAAAAAAGCAAACCTATAAATTACCAAAAACCCACAATAAATACGCTGGTATAGTGGTGTCTTTAAGTCGCTATGAATATCCAGATACCTCTAGTTTTACCGATGAGGAAATCGTATGGCGTATGCACAAACCATGGCACATAGGTCTTATTGTGGTGTCGGAATCCAGTGAGCGTGTACTGGAGTTGTTAGACATGTACACAAGCCGTATTGCCAACGAATTTCACGCGAGTTTACCGGCACCAGATAGTTTAAGGGATTAG
- a CDS encoding leucyl aminopeptidase family protein: protein MKFKHTQNLDNNKDIIIPCKKGKLDCLEEFTSIKNLDFEGELSTHQLIYGDAGNRIYLLGLGEEKDAVKIEEAFRKLAFNTKKNWSKSIQVDAQSLSEDAVKQAVIGLELSNYEIGQFKSEKKKQSKLEINFISKKDITIQLKEGKYTGETTNQIKALVDAPANYKTPEFLGDWATKSAKTYNYKCTVLHQNELKKQGFDAVIAVGQGSVNPPVVIVTEYITKPNAKIDIGLVGKGITFDTGGLSIKPSTNLHYMKSDMGGAAVVLGVVELVAKLKLDVNMVGIVASAENAVDKNSYRPGDVINSYSGKTIEIIDTDAEGRLVLADGLSYLIKEFRPEKIIDIATLTGSVVRTLAFSAAGMFTNNTEMAKTMSDIGYKTNERVWQLPLFEDFEADLHSDIADLRNFSGKPIAGAINAAKFLEAFTESHKNWMHLDIAGVSFGDSPYSKMKSASGFGVQLITNYVKSLN from the coding sequence ATGAAATTTAAACACACACAAAACTTAGATAATAATAAGGACATCATAATTCCTTGTAAAAAGGGAAAACTTGATTGTCTGGAAGAATTCACTTCTATAAAAAACCTTGATTTTGAGGGTGAATTGTCAACCCATCAACTTATTTATGGTGATGCTGGAAATAGAATTTATCTTTTAGGATTGGGCGAAGAGAAGGATGCCGTAAAAATTGAAGAAGCCTTTAGGAAACTAGCTTTTAATACTAAAAAGAATTGGAGCAAAAGCATTCAGGTTGATGCGCAATCACTGTCGGAAGATGCGGTTAAACAAGCGGTTATTGGTTTGGAATTGTCTAATTATGAAATCGGTCAGTTTAAATCCGAGAAGAAAAAACAGTCCAAACTAGAAATCAATTTCATATCAAAAAAAGATATTACAATTCAGCTTAAAGAGGGCAAATACACAGGCGAAACCACCAACCAAATAAAAGCTTTGGTTGATGCACCGGCAAATTATAAAACGCCTGAATTTTTAGGCGATTGGGCAACAAAATCGGCTAAAACATACAATTATAAATGTACCGTTTTACATCAAAACGAATTAAAAAAACAAGGTTTCGATGCTGTAATTGCGGTTGGCCAGGGCAGTGTTAATCCGCCGGTGGTTATCGTTACTGAATACATTACAAAACCAAATGCCAAAATAGATATTGGTTTGGTGGGCAAGGGCATCACCTTTGATACGGGCGGACTATCCATAAAACCATCCACCAATTTGCACTATATGAAAAGCGATATGGGTGGTGCTGCCGTGGTTTTGGGCGTTGTGGAATTGGTTGCCAAATTAAAATTGGATGTGAATATGGTCGGTATTGTCGCTTCCGCGGAAAATGCCGTAGACAAAAACAGTTACAGACCGGGCGATGTGATTAACTCATATTCGGGCAAAACCATCGAAATTATCGATACCGATGCCGAAGGACGTTTGGTTTTAGCTGATGGATTGAGTTATTTAATAAAGGAATTTCGGCCGGAAAAAATTATTGATATTGCCACATTAACAGGAAGTGTGGTGCGGACTTTGGCATTTTCAGCAGCAGGAATGTTTACCAATAATACCGAAATGGCAAAAACCATGTCGGATATTGGTTATAAAACCAACGAGCGTGTGTGGCAACTGCCTTTATTTGAAGATTTTGAAGCCGATTTGCACTCAGATATTGCAGATTTGCGTAACTTTAGTGGTAAACCCATTGCGGGAGCCATTAATGCCGCTAAATTTTTAGAAGCGTTTACGGAGTCTCATAAAAACTGGATGCATTTGGACATTGCAGGTGTGTCTTTTGGCGATTCGCCCTATTCAAAAATGAAAAGTGCTTCTGGTTTTGGTGTGCAATTAATTACCAATTATGTAAAATCTTTAAACTAA
- a CDS encoding alpha/beta hydrolase, translating to MTMTEFEPIIEVIEEAYEVPHLNATRKISALLPHDYYETDKKYPVLYLQDGQNLFNPLAKYGDWAIDKSMAKLAEEGLSDIIIIAIDHGEEERIIEYLPYYHPRFGKGKGNFYIQFMIDKLIPYINSHYRTLTDFEHTGIGGSSMGGLISLHAGLSNPGVFGKMMIFSPSLWISRMIFNNTKTFSPLNESKIYLYAGGQESKEHLPNARMLDTIIRNKMEKGHNIDFHFSVKESGDHSEVHWREEFPKAVKWLFFNKKT from the coding sequence ATGACAATGACTGAGTTTGAGCCTATTATAGAAGTTATAGAAGAGGCTTATGAAGTACCCCACTTAAATGCCACCAGAAAAATATCGGCATTATTACCACACGATTATTACGAAACCGATAAAAAATATCCAGTTTTATACCTTCAAGATGGGCAAAACCTTTTTAATCCGTTAGCTAAATACGGCGATTGGGCGATTGATAAATCGATGGCAAAATTGGCCGAAGAAGGGCTGAGCGATATTATAATTATAGCCATAGATCACGGTGAAGAGGAACGTATTATTGAATACTTGCCGTATTATCACCCACGTTTTGGCAAAGGCAAAGGAAATTTTTATATCCAATTTATGATTGATAAATTAATTCCTTACATTAACAGTCATTACCGAACATTAACCGATTTTGAGCACACCGGTATTGGCGGTAGTTCTATGGGTGGATTAATAAGTTTACACGCCGGTTTATCAAATCCCGGGGTTTTTGGTAAAATGATGATTTTTTCACCTAGTTTATGGATTTCGAGAATGATTTTTAACAACACCAAAACCTTTTCGCCCTTAAACGAATCTAAAATTTATTTGTACGCTGGCGGACAAGAAAGTAAAGAGCACTTGCCAAATGCCAGAATGTTGGATACCATTATTAGAAACAAAATGGAAAAGGGGCATAACATAGATTTTCATTTTTCAGTGAAGGAATCGGGCGATCATTCCGAAGTACATTGGCGCGAGGAGTTTCCCAAAGCTGTAAAATGGCTTTTCTTTAATAAAAAAACATGA
- a CDS encoding transglutaminase domain-containing protein produces the protein MKIIRCLFLFIFVLQSHAQISDFETIDFKKADRIALEYKNERLDKLPELVHKLTSNLTTDVERFRAIFTWVCNNIANDYGMYSKNMRKRQRFKNDSVKLENWNTEFRKATLKKLLKNNRTICTGYAYLLKELANLANIECEMVHGFAKTSTINIESLDMPNHTWNAVRLNGKWYLCDPTWASGIPNPETFQFQFLYNDGFFLANPKLFVIDHFPVDEKWLLLDDINTSSFETFIESPIIYGQAYANLSNHIQPKKMHNTIQKNEKITFKFQLLKPANAKDVTLLIDSGNNSKTIRPESTVVKNESLTFEYKFKYTGFYDVHFLLGDDLISTYTFKVKS, from the coding sequence ATGAAAATTATACGCTGTTTATTTTTGTTCATTTTTGTGCTCCAATCGCATGCTCAAATTTCTGATTTTGAAACTATTGATTTTAAGAAAGCCGATAGAATAGCGTTGGAATACAAAAATGAAAGGCTTGATAAATTACCCGAATTGGTACACAAACTTACCTCGAATTTAACTACCGATGTAGAGCGTTTTAGAGCCATTTTTACTTGGGTTTGCAATAATATTGCCAATGACTACGGCATGTATTCAAAAAATATGCGAAAACGGCAACGCTTTAAAAACGATAGTGTTAAGCTTGAAAACTGGAATACCGAATTTAGAAAAGCGACCCTTAAAAAACTCCTAAAAAACAATAGAACCATTTGCACGGGTTACGCTTATCTGTTAAAGGAGCTTGCGAATTTAGCCAACATTGAATGCGAAATGGTGCATGGTTTTGCCAAAACAAGCACGATAAATATCGAATCGCTCGACATGCCAAACCACACTTGGAATGCGGTTAGATTAAATGGCAAATGGTATTTGTGCGACCCCACTTGGGCGAGTGGCATTCCCAATCCAGAAACCTTTCAATTTCAATTTCTTTATAATGACGGCTTCTTTTTGGCCAACCCCAAACTGTTTGTTATCGACCATTTTCCGGTCGACGAAAAATGGTTGCTTTTAGATGATATCAATACATCTTCGTTTGAAACGTTTATAGAATCACCAATAATTTACGGACAGGCTTATGCGAATCTCAGCAACCATATTCAGCCTAAAAAGATGCACAACACCATTCAGAAAAACGAAAAAATCACCTTTAAGTTTCAGCTTCTTAAACCGGCAAACGCAAAAGACGTAACACTTTTAATTGATAGCGGGAATAACAGTAAAACCATACGTCCAGAATCAACTGTTGTAAAAAACGAATCTTTAACTTTTGAATATAAATTCAAATACACCGGTTTTTACGATGTGCATTTTTTACTTGGTGACGATTTAATTTCCACATATACGTTTAAGGTAAAAAGCTAA